The DNA sequence CAACTACAAAGTTTGCTGATTTAACAGCAACCATGGAGCAAATGCCTCCACAGCCACATCCCAACTCTAACACATTTTTCCCTTTAACAATAGTCGGATTTCCGGCTAGCAAAGAAGCCATCATACGAGCTGATTCCCAGAGCATCAAGCCAGTTGATTTGCATGTGTGCTGATATTCTTTGGACAGTACATCGATCTTGAAACTCTGGTCTCTAAGTTTAATCTCAATAAccttttgttaaaattttttgttaCGGGAGAAAAAAAAACATGTATCAACATCTCCACATAATATCTTAGCATATTAATTTAAACAAGCAAGAAAGGAAGACCATGGGGAGGAGGGGTAAATTTCACCGACTGTCCTTGAACTTAAAGCATCATAACGTCTTTCTCAAACtttaatttataacataaaaCTCTCTAAACGTTAATTTAGTCAACATAAAACTCCTTGTAACCTATAATAGCCAGTTTACCaattaagaaataatttaatatattttaaattaataaaaaagagaataaaaagaCTTATATACCTTTTTGATTTATTGCTCCACATTTACTATTTATCCCTATCATCATCTCTCTTTACCTGTTTATGGGGCAGCCTCGCCTAACGCCACCTTCATATAATCTGTTGAGTAGCTGCAGTCTCTCTATTTAAAAATCCcacttcctttttccttttattataTCTCAAAAATCTGTCCTTACACTTCTTGTGAGGAATAATAGAAAATAGGAGGCAGCTTTGGGGTTATCAAGTTACTGTTTTACTTCATCtttctgtcttttttttttttctttttttttttctgcttttGGTCAAAATGAATCTTCAACATCTAAAGAATGACAATATTTGTTTCAGTGGGTAACTTCAAGAGAACCAAAACTCCAAGTAGATTTCCAGATTTTGCGCCATTCAATTGACCAAAACGGAATGGAGTATTCAACAAGTAGAAAGTTAGGGAACTAAGAGGCCCAATGATGGGAGTGATGGGATTTTCGGGGTTCAAAAGAGAGCTCTTTCTTTGAATTTAGAAGAAGAGCATGAGCCTAAGTGCTCTGCTCCTGGTAAGAATGGGCATCAAAGTTTTGTGCGAGAGGCCATTGGAGATCTGTTGAAGATGCCGAACACAAGGAGCTTGTGGCCCAGTACAGCCCTCAGAACTGGAATTTAATTGCTGAGAATCTTGAAGGAAGCCAGGTAAGCACCCAATAAAAAATTTGTAACGGAAGGATAAGAACTATTTTGAGCCAATGATGTTAATAAGTGGTAATATTTCTGCATTGATCACTATAAGAGAAGGAAAGGAAAGGTGCATCTTTCTATTCGTTTATTGATTggttattaaagaaaaaatatggcCATAATGATCCAGCTGATTTAGTGAGAAATATCTAACAGCATTTTTGTTTCTTGAAGTCAAAACATGTTTCAATATTCAGGAAAGAGATAGATTAAGATGGTTCAACCAGCTGGATTCAAGAATCAATTGAACAGAGTGTAAGGAGAGAGATAagtgataaagaaaaaaaaaattgattatttagAGATATTTAAACTTTTAAGAGTACTTAAGTAATTTTACAATGTTATAACCTCAAAACTGGCTATTACAAGTTACAAGGAGTTTTACATTAACTAAATTAAAGTTGAGGAAGTTTTAtgttacaaattaaaatttaaggatgACATTGTTACAACGTTCTAAGTTTAAGGACAATCAGTGAAATTTACCCCAAGGAGAGAGCTAGTAATTCATTTCAACTCTAAGAAACACTTGAAAACAACATTTTGCTGAGTGGCCAAACATTCTCAAAACAGTTAACTAACAAAATGGACAGAATGAGAAAGGAAAGCAAACAACAGGAAACATTTACCTCACTATCAAGGGAAGGCAAAATTCCAAACATTTCAGCTGCCAAACCATCAGATATGTCAACCTCTATACTGTTTGAAGTACTTGCCTTGACCTTAGGCTCAGCATTTTCTTGACCAGTGAGGTTTTCCTTGATTGCAGCTTTTTTACTCAAACAAGAGTTTGAAAAGTCTGAAAATCGGAATACAGCTTGGATCCAACGCCTAAAATCAGATAAGTCAATTGAACCGGATGTTACAAAAAGGAACATAGAGTAGAAGGCGTGCTAATGCCCACTTTTAAAAAGATTAATCAATAACTTGACAGAATATCACTCCTACCCCTCCTCCACCCCACCAAACGAAAAATCTTGTCTTTCACATGTTTTTCATTACTTACCTATTCATCACTAATTCACGTGACCGGTTCTCCACTTGCTTGCAACACAAACCGAGTTCTTCAACATCAAATCCATTGTCTTTGAACAACCTTGTCAAGAATTCATTTGAGAAATAAAAAGCACGCTGAAAAAGGAGCCAAAGACCTTATATTAGGCAGGCAAATTCAAAAAACTAAAACATTAAGGCACTTCTTAGTCATCCAGACATATTAGGATTAGATATTGGACCTTCATTTTAATTTCTTGGCTTGTTAACATAACCAGAAATTAAAGGACACTGGAACGTGGAACCAAGCAAGAAAAAGCTTACTTGCTTTTTACATCCTCATGGAGGCCAAATATGAGTGAGCAAGAATGCAAATGAGAACACATTCCTACTACTAATTTCTGGTAACAAATGAGACCTAAAACAAACAGTTGCAGACATATTGAAACTTACAGTGCCATCACCCCTGACATAGAAGTTTTCACTAAGCTTTTGATCCTTGCAAGTGAATCTTTCCTGTGTATACAATGGAAGGAACTGATTATAGGAAGATTACAAGAGATAGAAGACAAATAGAAATGAGAATAGAGACGGGGTGGGGGGGGGGAGCAAAATAAGACAGTTGGAAGATCAcccaaaccaaaaataaaagaaaataactcACCAATTTTGTTTTCATGCTAAGAAGTTAAATAGTCTCATATCAGGATACACTCCTCTGGAAACCTTATACCCATTCCCAAACTAAAAGACACTGATTATATTGCTATTGAGATTTTGACCTTAAAACATCTGGAGCCATGCCCAACTTACATTACTAAAGCAACTAGCCAGATAAACAACCACTCATATTTATGCATGTAAATGAGCCAATTTTTAGGTTATATATGGACCAACATTCAGAGGACAAAGAAAGGGGGGAAAAACTAAAATCCTGAAACCCTATCCCCCATGACAAGTTGAAAGACAATGATTTAATTGCTGTTGAGATTTTGAACTTAAAACATCTAGAACCATGCCCAAATTTACATAACTAAAGCAACTGATGGCTGCACTCAGAGTCTGAGACACTCAAATAGTATCACAGTCAGCAAAAGTTGATGTATAGAGAATTCCATTATCAGTCAAATTAAGCAGAAACACGGTTAAAGATAAATGTTACATCAACCTGAGCAAGGTCTCCTATAGCATAGTCACGAAGTAACACGTAACCATTTGGCTGGAAAAAGAAGAAAGTTGGAGTTACACCAATTAAACAATTCATCTCATCAAAGTACAAAAGATCTCTAACACAATTTCAGTTGTAAATGCAGTGATTATTTACCTTGAGAACTTTCTTAATATTTTGTAAGACTAAGGGCATCTTCTCAGGAGAAACTGCAGATAAGACAAATATCTGCTTAAAAAGTCAGATAGTTAAATAAAAGTTCGGCGGGGGATTAATAAGAGCAAGAGCAAATTGCTACAGTTATCAATCAACTTAACTACTAAAAACATAATCATGTCAAACTTGTAAGCGATAACTTAAAATCAAATACCATTGTAACAATATCAACTGAAGCTGGTGAAATCTCCTTGTTCAAGTCATCAACGGTCAGATCACATACAAAAGCTCTAACTTGGGTGTCCTTGTAGTCCTTATGTGTCTACAacaatcaaaattcaaaagaaaatcCACTTATTACTTGACCTACTTAAACTAATGACTTACCAGTAGATCAAGTCTAAAGTCTTCCCTGAATTCAATTCATGCCCAACCCAATATGTCTAACCCTATGATCTATATCAATTTCACGATATCCAAATCAAAAATACAAAAAGAAAATGTCTCCAAAGTTTTTTTCTATGTTCAATCATAAATAATTTGCAATGGATCATctggaaaatatatatatatataaaaagtaagCAAACCTTAACCAAGTTTACTGCACGTGGTGCAAAATCACATGCATGAACAAAAATATCAGGGTAGGTTGCAACCAGAGGAAAGATGGTGTTCCCAGCTCCACAACCAACCTGCTTATCAGCATCAGTTGTCAATAACCAAGCAGTAGGATACTACGGTATGAAGAAAATTATACAGCTTTTACCTCCAGAATGACTTTTCTCTCTCCCCCCtgaaaatatcaaattaataaaGTTAGAAAGTGACAAGATCACAAAATTGAGGGGGAACTATGAATAAAAATCcttcctctttctttctttctttcccaCAATACTCACTGTGAAGTACTGGCCCCATTCCTTATCCAAGTAATGTCGATCCTTGAAAAACTGAAAAGTAAGGCAagacaacaaaaaaaaatcattatccACACCACAATAATGAAAGTAAGTTAAGTAAAATGATAACAAGCACCTCAGAGCATAGCTTTAAACAGTTGCTAATTCATTATGCTAATAGACATTACTAAACAGCATTAATAATTATTTCCAAATTCAAATCATACAACAATAACAGCATTGGCAGGCTAGCCAAGAACCTTACTCTATCTTCATGTCGCTTATAAAAGATATCCCAATATTTCTTAGCATCCCTTTCATACTTTTCTGCAAAAGAAAAGGATAGAGTTAAGTTGAGCAGAATATATACGTGTGCAACtcccacacacacacacatgaagagagagagagagagagaccttTCCAAAAGGGTGTAACTCCAGTGTTAGAAGTAGAGTAAATTTGCATTTTCTGTGATGGTTGTTGGTTTCCTTGGGTGTCTTGCGCATTGGATGACATTGCTGAAGCTTTATAGAGGGTACAACAAACATACAAAAAATAAAGCCACAGCCAAACAGCTGCAATCAGTATAAACTTCAGCTAAGGAGAAATCAAACATCATTCCGTTCATTCTTTTTATGCACATATATTCTCTAGAAGACTACATAGCCTACAGCAACCATTTGCATCCCATGAATTCTGAACTTTGAAATTGAGCTGCTTCTTGTTCATCAGTTAAAAATCCAAAGTTTTACTTATCGACGTCATTAAGCAATTTATCATAAAGCTGGAGGAAACTGAATCATTCATCTTGAATTAGCTTTTATGTGACCCTACATTAATCAAATGAAGCGTAAAGCCAGCTTCGATTCACGTTCAGACGGACCTTAACTAAAATTCTGCTATAGACCGAAGTTTCCAGGAACACAAACAGAGATTAAATAGATTGGAAAGTTGAAAACccataaattagaaaaataaaaagaaagttgtACCTCTTCTGATCCGCAAATGGCAAGCAAGCGAgtgcgagagagagagaggctcTAGGGTTTTTGTTAGGGAACAGTAGCGGGTTTTTCTTACTATTGCCATTCAAAACGAACCGCTGTGAGGGCCATGTCTACTCTGAAATAGTGTGCAttctaattttgtaaaaaaaaaaaaaaaattgttatttagtcctatagaaaaaaattattaattaatttttttaatttttaaaataaatattttaaaatatttttaatgttttaaaaaatatataaattaatttttatcaattttaattattaaatattataaaaaaatttaaaatatttttaatatgaaaagattaactaataaattttttaaagatttaagtaattaattaataaatttttaaaaattataataaataaatattaatacttAATGATTAAAGTTAatgaaagaattaattaataaatttttcatcataatattttaatatatttttaaaattaaaaattaattaatatattttttatattataaaattaaataataattttttaaataaaataaaaataaataaattttatatttatatctaaatttatctttaaaatatcaaatacaaATCAATCAGTTCTCAATATTATGAATtacattctttttaatttattttatttaattttttattaataattaaaaaataaatttacacaaaaaatgaaatattaaatatgtTGTTAATTTAGTggcaaaattttagttttttttttcaccaataaaatataaaaaaatcttgTAACTAAAAGAGTTATAatttattgtaaataaattttcaCTTATATGTATTTTAGTAAGTTAAggtgatttttaaatataatcaaattactgggaaaaatattaaatctacacattgtttaaattttattcataaacTGTAATTGTGATTATTTTagctaaaataaatatattatattcttaagtttgtgaaaaaagaaaaacaaaaagaatttTAAGATTTCAAGTTCCCTAGCTTAAATTTACAAATGAATTCCATAAACCTTACTTATTTCAAACAATTTCCTAAACTctcattttttatattgttaTAGACATTTGATTTTttacttataaatttttaatttgtgaaaattaataaaatattattaattataaaaatatatgtgcatccgtaaatatttatttttgatcGTGAGattagtaaataaattaatttatgattgttaaaaattataaagttatTTTACCTATGGCAAACAGAGGTGAGtagtatttttaaattgaaaaaagtaatcaaattaaattaatttaaaaatttaattcagttttttatttatttcgatttagtttttaatttcaaaaaatttaattattttgatttgctTAGGTTtcgattagaaaaaaaattaaaaaaattaaatcaattaatgataatattttaaaatattaaaattaaaatataaaaataaaaaaatattaaaaatttaaattcatcaaatcgaattgattcaaatcaaactgatccgattcgattcagtttctgatcaaaattaattcaattcgattttcataaatattaaaattttaattttcagttcattcgatttgattcgattttaaactaaattgaTGGAATGCTCACCTAAAACTGAATTGTGACCCTAAAACTGATTTAATATATGAAGTTTGATTGCATTAACGGATTAATCTCTATCATTAAATGGACgcaattgaaaataatttaggTTTCTGAATTTTGCTTTTGTTAGTAAAATAGACACTATAATTAAAttctatattaaaataattctacattttatgtaaaatatttaaataaaatatatgtttataattatttatatataaaatggaacttataattatttaaatatgaactatttaaaaattaaatatttttagttataaatacaaattttaaatttacttttaaaaacttataagtaaatataaatttaaaaaggttCATATATAACAATGTATTTCTccgaataaattatattaaattttataaaatattttttatatttctaaaattataaatcataAAATGCAAATTTAAGAATTAGTAAATTAgtttattgataattattttttactctgaagaaaaaaatatattctttgtaaatattattaactaattaactaattttaatatctaaataattataaaatgttaGAATGAAGTATTTAGCATTTTATCCAAATCTttcattttaatcaattttttaacaCCATTTCATCTCTTCTTCCTCAAATCACCCACGCCAGGACCCCAAAATCCATTTTCTAACGCCATTTCATCTCTTCTTCCTCAAATCACCCAAGTCTCATTTGCACAGTCCCTCCATCTTCCTCAGCCGTTAAAgttgaaccaaaacagaacCACTCCATCTCGACAAGCAATGTCGACACATTTTCTTCCATCATCATCCTCCTTCCATCTTAGATCAGCGAAATCGACCTCCATTAACAACCCAATCAGCTCAGTACCCAATGCAATTTGAATTCTTTTGTTTTAACGCTTTCTTCATCCATCGACTCTAGCGCCAATCGAGCCCAACGAGGATTGATCCACATGGGTTTCTTAGCAGCTCAACTCGTGTCATGGCATGTGACCGGGAAGTTAGGGAGGCAGAGGATGAGGAAGAAATCCATATTCGCCCATTGACTCCTTCCGTCTTGAAGTTAGGGATATAGGATAAGAGGACCAGAAAGAGAATTTTTTTAGATTAGATGAGAGGACTAAAAAGAGGGAGAGGGAAAATGGTTAAGACTTTTTACTTGTGTTTAACGAAATATTAACTGCTATTAGTTGCATTTTGAAAATATgagagatattttaattgaagTTAAAAGAATTATAAGGACAACTTAATGAATTCCATTAAAATTTAGAGActttatagtaattttttttaaatttatttgagtttagAATGGGTGTAAAAATTCGTATATTGAATTCTATACTTTCAATTTGTAAGACGATAAATAGAGTTAgttatcaaattttttaaaaatttaattggtactagttaaaactaataaaaactgttaaattatattttttaatggtaaTATTATTCCATCAAAAGTCGATAAGCTTAGAAAAGGACAAAACTTGGTGAATCACACAATATTATAATGTTTCATGGATAAAATTTCTATAAATTGAGaacttataaataatataatcaaCTTATAAATGATTATTTATCGAAtcactttaaattaaatttattttaaggtTCGAAAACAATGTGAATGATTCACTATCAAAtcgataataaaattttttagttattgaaaactaacataaaattattttttatttttacacacaaaatattttcttaaaaatatttttaatatatattttttaaaaattctatattttatGGTGCTCCAAACATTCaaaaacatcaataaaattaaatcatttaaatttcttttaaaaaaaatattttttatacttaaacaattttattagcacatttatatataaatttattaatatgttttattttttaaattaaaattaaataatgacaTAAATGACTTTTttgaagaatattaaaaaaataaatttcaaatataaattactcTTTGGAAACAAATGGAGATTTAGTCTCAAAaggtttaatattttttataaaataattatataattgtttaagctaattatataatttcaatgtGAATAATTATACGACCTAGCATGAGAAACTCcgttgcaaaatctcaaaaatatACAAACATCGGTAAGTAATCAAACACCACATATGTTTTGTTAAGAAATTAACAAAAATTAAGGTGAATAAAAATGCCTTGTTAAGGATATTACAATGACAATAAGCTTTTGTAAATCGGTAAATGCCTTCGCTATACAAAATCCAACTCTCCATGAAACAGTATCTTCCTCTTTATATCTTAACAAATCATAATGATAATGAACATCATTAGACATGATTTTACAAATGGTGGCACACAGAGTTGAAGTTCAAAATAAACAAAGAATGGAGAACTACAAAAACAATGATGGGCCTCAACGTACCGGGATTGAATCATCCATTCAGCGTTTCATGTATCAGTTTGATTTCCATCTATCTGTAAAGTGGGGCTTTTCTGCTCCTTTTCATCTGTATTCGTGCCCTGTGTTTGTTCAACATCTGGAGCAACTCCATTTTCCACCACAGGCAGATCACCATTCTCTGATATACTCTTTTCCTCAGGATTACTGACAGATTTTGGGAGCTCTCTCGATGATGAGGTTGCCAATAGCCGGCCAATCCCGTCGTATACATTCTTTGCATCCATGATAAGAGCAGTGCCCCCAGGGTAACAGCGGCCAAAGCATGTAGCACAATGTGGATAAGCCACCTACAAACAAGAGGGGTTACAAAGGATGAAAATGAAAGACGCTCAAAAATCCATTATTCCAAGTTATTACGAAAGGCACCTCTATAAAAGATCGGCAAAGTGAGAGGAAAAGTCCAGATTCATTGTCTCTGAGCATCCGAGTTGCATTATATCTTAATAGAGAATCAGAAACAGCTTTCAAGCCCTGGATTAGTTCTTGAGCAAGAAGATATTTCAAACTTATTGGGGCACAAGGACGTAGTTCGTTCATTGCAGCAGAGACACCTACAGCACCAAC is a window from the Manihot esculenta cultivar AM560-2 chromosome 16, M.esculenta_v8, whole genome shotgun sequence genome containing:
- the LOC110603801 gene encoding uncharacterized protein LOC110603801 isoform X1 — protein: MAIVRKTRYCSLTKTLEPLSLSHSLACHLRIRRASAMSSNAQDTQGNQQPSQKMQIYSTSNTGVTPFWKEKYERDAKKYWDIFYKRHEDRFFKDRHYLDKEWGQYFTGGERKVILEVGCGAGNTIFPLVATYPDIFVHACDFAPRAVNLVKTHKDYKDTQVRAFVCDLTVDDLNKEISPASVDIVTMIFVLSAVSPEKMPLVLQNIKKVLKPNGYVLLRDYAIGDLAQERFTCKDQKLSENFYVRGDGTRAFYFSNEFLTRLFKDNGFDVEELGLCCKQVENRSRELVMNRRWIQAVFRFSDFSNSCLSKKAAIKENLTGQENAEPKVKASTSNSIEVDISDGLAAEMFGILPSLDSEVIEIKLRDQSFKIDVLSKEYQHTCKSTGLMLWESARMMASLLAGNPTIVKGKNVLELGCGCGGICSMVAVKSANFVVATDGDTKALELLTQNVASNLRPPSLDKLIMKRLEWGNREHIQAIKELNSEGFEVIIGTDVTYIPEAILPLFETAKQLMSSNCNGEDQQPALILCHVLRRVDEQAILASASQFGFRLIDNWHAGISSDSSQSIISTWFPDNGREEYIPSTALNIMYFQLQ
- the LOC110603801 gene encoding uncharacterized protein LOC110603801 isoform X2 yields the protein MAIVRKTRYCSLTKTLEPLSLSHSLACHLRIRRAMSSNAQDTQGNQQPSQKMQIYSTSNTGVTPFWKEKYERDAKKYWDIFYKRHEDRFFKDRHYLDKEWGQYFTGGERKVILEVGCGAGNTIFPLVATYPDIFVHACDFAPRAVNLVKTHKDYKDTQVRAFVCDLTVDDLNKEISPASVDIVTMIFVLSAVSPEKMPLVLQNIKKVLKPNGYVLLRDYAIGDLAQERFTCKDQKLSENFYVRGDGTRAFYFSNEFLTRLFKDNGFDVEELGLCCKQVENRSRELVMNRRWIQAVFRFSDFSNSCLSKKAAIKENLTGQENAEPKVKASTSNSIEVDISDGLAAEMFGILPSLDSEVIEIKLRDQSFKIDVLSKEYQHTCKSTGLMLWESARMMASLLAGNPTIVKGKNVLELGCGCGGICSMVAVKSANFVVATDGDTKALELLTQNVASNLRPPSLDKLIMKRLEWGNREHIQAIKELNSEGFEVIIGTDVTYIPEAILPLFETAKQLMSSNCNGEDQQPALILCHVLRRVDEQAILASASQFGFRLIDNWHAGISSDSSQSIISTWFPDNGREEYIPSTALNIMYFQLQ
- the LOC110603801 gene encoding uncharacterized protein LOC110603801 isoform X3; translation: MSSNAQDTQGNQQPSQKMQIYSTSNTGVTPFWKEKYERDAKKYWDIFYKRHEDRFFKDRHYLDKEWGQYFTGGERKVILETHKDYKDTQVRAFVCDLTVDDLNKEISPASVDIVTMIFVLSAVSPEKMPLVLQNIKKVLKPNGYVLLRDYAIGDLAQERFTCKDQKLSENFYVRGDGTRAFYFSNEFLTRLFKDNGFDVEELGLCCKQVENRSRELVMNRRWIQAVFRFSDFSNSCLSKKAAIKENLTGQENAEPKVKASTSNSIEVDISDGLAAEMFGILPSLDSEVIEIKLRDQSFKIDVLSKEYQHTCKSTGLMLWESARMMASLLAGNPTIVKGKNVLELGCGCGGICSMVAVKSANFVVATDGDTKALELLTQNVASNLRPPSLDKLIMKRLEWGNREHIQAIKELNSEGFEVIIGTDVTYIPEAILPLFETAKQLMSSNCNGEDQQPALILCHVLRRVDEQAILASASQFGFRLIDNWHAGISSDSSQSIISTWFPDNGREEYIPSTALNIMYFQLQ